From Amycolatopsis sp. WQ 127309:
GTGGTCACGGAACCCGAGCCGCCGGTACAACCGGGCGCTGTCGGCCGAGCTGGCCTCGAGGTAGGCCGGCACCACCTCGGCGTCGCACCGGTCCAGGCCGTACCGGAACACGCGGCCGCCGGCGCCGGTCCGCTGGTTGCCGGGCACGACGCCGAGGTATTGGGCGTACGCGTGCTTGTCGGACGGTTCCCGCTCGGCCAGCAGGTCCAGGACGACGTCCAGCCGGGTCTGCTCGGCCCGGTCGAGACCGGGGATCGGACCGGCGTGCCTGATGTCCGCGCCGGCGGCGGTCCAGATCATGGTCGCGCTGAGGTCCGTGGCCACGTCGACCCAGCCGTCCGCGAAGCCGGTCTCGGCCATGGCGCGGAAATACGCCGGATGCGCTGTGGTGCGGCGGCGCTCGTCGTCCGGGAAAAGCCAGCGGCCGAGTGGATCGTCCTGGAAAGCCGCCACCAGGATGTCCACGACCACCTCCAGTTCGGCCGGATCGGCCGCCCGCACGGCGCTCATCGGGACGCCTCGGCCGCTTCGAGGCCGCGACCGCGGAGCAGGTCCGCCAGCGCGGTCAGGTAAGAGGTCAGCTCGTGATCGGTGTCGAGGTAGGGGACCCGTTCGCGGACCAGCTCGTGCACCCGCCGGCTCTGGTCGCTGAGCCCCTCCACGCCGCGGATGTCGGCCGCTTGGCATCCCGCGAGCAGTTCGAACGCCACGATGAAGTAGAGGTTCCCCAGGATCTCCTGAGCGCGTCGCGCGGCGATCAGGCCCATCGAGACGATGTCCTGGAAATCACCCGTGCAGGTGAGGGTCTGAATCGAGAGCGGAACGCAGAGCGAACGGTTTTCCGCGGCCAGCGACGTACTCATGAACTGACCGCCCATGAAACCGAACCGCAGTCCCGCGTCGCCGGCGCACAGGAACGGCGGCAGGATCAGTGAACTGCTCGCGTCGAGGAACCGGTCGATACGACGGTCGGCGAGGTTGGTGACGGTGGTCAGCGCGATCGACACGTGGTCCATGGCCATCGAGATGTACTGGCCGTGGAAATGCCCGTTGTGGAAGGCGTCGACCGGCTCGGCGAGGATCAGCGGGTTGTCGTTGCTCGAATTGAGCTCCCGCCCGACGATGTCCCGCGCGTGCCGGACCGACTCCCACACCGGGCCGAGGATCTGCGGCGTGCACCGCAACGAGTACGCGTCCTCGATCGCCTGGTCCATCGCCGTCGCGGTCTCGCCGCGCCGGCTGCCGAGCTCGGCCGAAACCCGGGCCTCGTCGCGGATCAGCTCACTGCTCGCCAGCGCGTCGTAGATCCTGGTGGCGACCCCTTCTTGATCGGGGTGCGGCTTCTGCCGGTGGACCCGCGGATCGAACGGGTTGCGGGTCGCACCCAGCGTCTCCAAGGAGAGACAGGAAACCATCTCGTAGGCCCGCAGCAGGGACACGGTGTCCTCGACCACCAGGGCACCGAGACCGGTCATGGCCGAAGTGCCGTTGATCAGCGCCAGGCCTTCTTTGTAGTCGAGGTGCATGGGTTCGATCCCCGCGACCTTCAGCGCTTCCGCACCGGGAAGCGTGCGCCCGCCGACCGTCGCGTGCCAGCGCCCGATGCCCACCAGCGCGATGTAGCCCAGCGGACCCAGATCGCCGCTCGCCCCGAGCGACCCCTTCGACGGGATCCGCGGCACGACGCCGCGGTTGATCATCTCCAGGTAGATACCGAAGTTCTCGTCGGACAGGCCCGACATCCCGCGGGCCAGGGAGTTCAGGCGGGCGATCATCATCGCCCGCACTTCGCGGGCCCCGAAGTCGGGTCCGACGTTCGTCGCCACCGTCTCCAGGAGGTTCTCCTGCAGGGTGCGGGCCTGGCTGGTCGGCACGAGGTAGTTGACGAAGCCGCCCATGCTGGTGTTCACACCGTAGATGGTCCGGCCGCTCTCCAGCAGCCGGTCGAGCCGGTCCCGGGAGGCGATGACGGCCTCGCGAACCCCGGGGCCGGTTTTCACCGGAGAACCGGAATCCACGGCCGCCCGCAGCGTCCCCGGAGTCAGCGCGGATCCGGTGAGGACGAGGTCGCCGGGACTCATCACGCCTTCACCCAGCTGAGGCCGTCACGGGAACCGGCGAGGCCACCTTCGAACAACGGCGAGTCGGCGAAAGCGTCCCCCAGCAACGACTGGACTTGCAGCCGCGATCCTTCGCCCATGACTTCGTCGAACGACCCGGTACCCAGGAGCGAGCCGGTGGAACTGCCGGCCGGGTCGTCACCGACCGCGCGGGCCAGCCGGTCCGCGTTCTCCATCGCGCGATCGGCGATCTCCGCGGCGGACCGCGCGAGCACCGGCTCCTCGGACGCGACACCGCCGACGAGCTCGACGAAGGCCTCCAGCTCGGACGAATCGGATCCGGTGACCCGCTTCGCGTTCCAAAAGTAAGAGTCCTCCTGCTGGTGCATTTCGTAGAAGGACAGGAGGAACTCGTAGAAGAGCTTGTACTCCCGGCGATACCGGGACTCGAATTCGGTGAAGGCGTCTTCTTCGCCGATGTCTCCGGCGAGTACCGAGTTGACGGAGCGTGCGGCGAGCAGAGCGCTGTAGGTCGCCAGGTGGACGCCGGACGAGAAGACCGGGTCGACGAAACACGCCGCGTCGCCGATGAGGGCCATGCCCGGCCGCCAGAACTGCGTGTCGCAGTAGGAATAGTCCTTGCGGGTGCGGATCCGGTCGTACGGCGCGGTGGTGCACATCGTCGCGTCGGAGAGCATGTCCGCGATCAGCGGGCAGCCGGCCACCAGCGAGTTCAGCGCCTCCCGGTGGTCGCCTCGGACGAGGTCGGCCGATTCCCGGCGGACGACGGCTCCGACGCTCGTGAGCGTCTCGCTCAGCGGGATGTACCAGAACCAGCCGTCGGAAAACGCCGCCGAAAGGATGTTTCCGGACCTCGGCGCGGGCAGGCGTTTGCCACCCTCGAAGTAGCCGAAGAGCGCGATGTTGCGGAAGTACGGCGAGTAGACTCGCTGCCCGCCCACGTTCTTGTGCAGTCCGCTGGTGTTGCCGGAAGCGTCCAGGACGTACCGCGCCTCGATCGTGCGGGTCCGGCCTTCCGCGTCGCGGTAGGTGACCCCGCCGACGCGGTCGCCATCCGGGTTCACGGTGACGACCTCGGCGAGCTCGCGCACGTCGACTCCGCTTCGAGCGGCGTTGCGCAGCAGGATCGCGTCGAACTTCATTCGTTCCACCTGGTAGGCGTACGACGTGGGGCCACTCATCCGGGCCGACGACGCGAAGTGGAAGGTCCACGGCTCGGGGTTCTTCCCCCAGCGGAAGGTCCCGCCGTGCTTGACCATGAAGCCGGCCCGTTCGAGTTCCTCCTCGACACCGAGCAGGCGGCAAACGCCGTGCACGGTCGCGGGTAGCAGCGATTCCCCGATCTGGTAGCGCGGAAAGGATTCGCGCTCCAGCAGCACGACGCGATGCCCGCGGCGGGCGATCAGGGCCGCGGCCGTCGAGCCGGCCGGTCCGCCGCCCACGACGACGACGTCGGCGTGCTCCGTAAGTGCGGTCATACCGCCTCCTTCACGTTTTCGTTGGTGTGGCTATCCGATGCGAGTGCCGCGGCGAGGTCGCACACGCGTGGGTTTTCCATGATCGTGTGCAACCGGCAGGCGATCCCCGCTCGCCGCAGGTTCTCCGCCACCACCGTGGCGAGCAAGCTGTGTCCGCCCAGTTCGAAGAAGCTGTCGGTCCGCCCCACCGGCGGGCTCCCGAGAACCAGCCGGAACTGATCGGCGATCGTGCGCTCGAGCGGGCCGTCCGGCTCCTCGAAGGATTCCGCGGACGCGGCACGCCGGGGGACGCCGAGAGCGGCGCGATCGACTTTTCCGTGCGAGGTGAGCGGGAACTCGTCCACCACGGCGATCACCGCCGGCACCATCACCGCCGGGAGCCTGCTCGCGATGTGGGTGAGCAGTTCCGCCGGACCGGGCGCGTGGTGACTGCCGACGACGACGAAACCGACCAGGTCACGGCGGTCGTCTTCGTCACGGGTCTTGACGACGGCGTGGAGCACCCCGGGGTGGGCCAGCAACGCGGCTTCGACTTCGCCCAGCTCGATCCGGTGGCCGCGAATCTTGACCTGGGTGTCGGCCCGGCCGAGGAACTCCAGCGCACCGCCCGCGGCACGCCGCACGATGTCTCCGGTCCGGTAGGTCCTCGCCCCGGACGCGTCGGTGCCGAACCGGGCCGCGGTCTCCTCCGGACGGTCGTGATACCCGCGTGCCACCGATGCGCCGCGCACGACGAGTTCCCCCGCAATCCCGTCGGTCACTTCGGTTCCGGCCGCGTCGAGCACGGAACACGTCGTCCCGGTGACGGGGTGCCCGATGACCGGGCCCGCGAACCGGTCCATCCGCGCCCAGGTGGTGAAGACGGTGCACTCGCTCGGTCCGTACAGGTTGACGGCCACGGTCGCCGGCGCCGAGGCGAGTTCGGTCCACAGCCCCTGGCTCACCGCTTCCCCGCCCATCAACAGCAACGACGGCGCGTGCGGTGCTCGCAGCAGGCCACGGCGAACCAGCTGCTCGGCCAGCGCGGGAGTCACCTCGACCACGTCCAGTCCGGCGTCCGCGATCGCCCGGTCCAGCAGGGCCGCGTCCGCGCGCACTTCGTCGTCCAGCAGGTGGACCTCGTGCCCGGCGACGAGCCACAACAAGGGATCCCACGCCGCGTCGAAGGACAGCGAGATGCCGTGGGAAACACGCAACGGCCGGTCCTTCCCCCGCCGGGCCAGCGGGAAGATCGCACTCTCGTGTTCAGCTAAGAGGTTCGCGAGACTCCGGTGTTCGACGACCACGCCCTTCGGCTTCCCCGAAGAACCCGAGGTGTAGACGACGTAGGCGACGTCGTCACCGCAGACTTCCGGCGCGACGAATCCCGGGGATCCGGTGGAAAACACCCGATCCCACCCGGCCGGGTCGACGACCACTTTCGGCCGGGCGTCGGCGAGCATCGTGCTCCGCCGCTCCACCGGGCCCTTCGGGTCGATGGCCAGGTGCGCGGCCCCGGCCAGCAGCGTGCCCAGCTGCACCGCGATCGCCGCCGCGGAGCGCGGCAGCAGATTGGCCACCACGTCGCCACGGCGTACGCCCTGGTCTCGCAGCCAGCCCGCGAAGACGCCGGCCGACACCGCGAGGTCTTCGAAGGTGAGAGTCTCCGAACGCCAGTGCAAGGCGGGGTCGGACGGTCGCTCGCGGACCTGCCGTTGCCAGCTTTCTACGATCGACTCGCGTACGACCATGACGCCTCCTCGGCTACGTCGGCCGGCACCCGGAACGAACGCATTGCTCGCGCCACCGAGCGCGCCCCGTCCGGATCGCCGAAGAAGAAGTGTTTTCCGCCGGAGACGGTCCAGGACGAGAAGTCCGAGACCGTCCATTGTGCCCAGTCGGAGGTGCCGGCCTGCTCGGGCACCAGGGTGTCCCGTTCACCCCGGATCGCGACCAACGGTGATCGCAAGGGGATCCGCGGCAAGCCGGGATGAGACTGGCCCCATTCGAGGTCACGGCGCAGAAGCCCGAAGGCGTAAGACCGTATTTCAGGTGAGGAAAACGAAGGCGGGACTCCGCCACTCGCGTCGCGGACCAAGTCCAGCAGATCTCCGTCGGTCCACTGCCGCACCGGAGACACGACCCGGCGATGCGGTGCCACAGCCGACAGCACGACCGTGCACGTCACGGTGATTCCCCGTTTTTCGAGGAACTGCGCGGTTTCGATCGCGGCCACAGCGCCCAGGCTGGCACCGACGAGAACGACCGCGCGCCCGGACGCGCGATTCTCCGGCGCCTCAACGCAGTTCAGGATCGACTGCTGGTCGAGGGGGTACCTCAGCAGGCGGGGTTCGCAATCGCCGGACAAGCCGAAGATCTCGCTGAAGACGGCTTCGGATCCGCCCGCGGGCGGGAAAGCGAGCAGCAAGTCCTGTCTTGTGCCTCGAAGTCGCACGGGCACCTCCCGAAATCTCGTGTGGCTGGCGTGTGTCCAAACTAGGTACTCGCCGACCCTGGCGGTCCTTTTCGTACAACAGCCGGTGAATCCGTCGAGCATGCGATGCCCGATCGGGCAGCATGCTTCCTGAGCTGCGAGAACACCGTTGACACGTGCCACTCGAGGTTGTTATTCCGCTGGTTGTCAAACAAAACAGTCGCGGAGGTGTCCATTGCTCGACCGAAGCACTGAACCACTCGGATCGACCGCCGTGCTCGAGATGCGCACGATGCTCTACGGCCAGCTGATTTCCCGTGGTCTCGTGGCCGTCGCCGAACTGGGCATCGCGGAATTGCTCGCGCCGGGACCGCGAACCGTGCGGGACATCGCGGGCGAACTCGGGACCCATGAGCAGGCAACACGTCGCCTGCTCGAAGGCCTCACCACCTTCGGCGTTTTCGAAAGCACCGGTGACGACGCCTACGGCCTCACCGGCCTCGGTACCGCGCTGTGCGCCGACACACCCGGGACCGCGGCGCCGACCGCGCTGCTGCTCGGCCTGGGCGTCGGTCAGGCCTGGGCCGAGCTCACCTCGGCCGTGCGCACGGGAAAATCGGCGTTCGCGGAGGTGTTCGGCGAACCTTTCTTCGACCACCTCACTGACGGAGAAGAGATCCGGGCGATCTTCCACCGGTCACAGGCCGCGGCGGTCACGGCGGAACTGGCCGGGCTCGCCGAGCACGTCACGCAGGGTGGGTATCGCCGGCTCGTCGACGTCGGGGGCGGTGACGGAACGGTCCTCTGCGCCATCCTGGCCCGGTCGGAGTCCGCCGGCGGGATCGTGTTCGACGCCCCCGCGGTCGCCGCGCAAGCGGCTTCGACGATCGCACGGGCCCAGCTGACCGGGAGGTGTAACGCCC
This genomic window contains:
- a CDS encoding GNAT family N-acetyltransferase — protein: MSAVRAADPAELEVVVDILVAAFQDDPLGRWLFPDDERRRTTAHPAYFRAMAETGFADGWVDVATDLSATMIWTAAGADIRHAGPIPGLDRAEQTRLDVVLDLLAEREPSDKHAYAQYLGVVPGNQRTGAGGRVFRYGLDRCDAEVVPAYLEASSADSARLYRRLGFRDHGPAFAPVSGPPVFPMWRAAG
- a CDS encoding non-ribosomal peptide synthetase, with amino-acid sequence MVVRESIVESWQRQVRERPSDPALHWRSETLTFEDLAVSAGVFAGWLRDQGVRRGDVVANLLPRSAAAIAVQLGTLLAGAAHLAIDPKGPVERRSTMLADARPKVVVDPAGWDRVFSTGSPGFVAPEVCGDDVAYVVYTSGSSGKPKGVVVEHRSLANLLAEHESAIFPLARRGKDRPLRVSHGISLSFDAAWDPLLWLVAGHEVHLLDDEVRADAALLDRAIADAGLDVVEVTPALAEQLVRRGLLRAPHAPSLLLMGGEAVSQGLWTELASAPATVAVNLYGPSECTVFTTWARMDRFAGPVIGHPVTGTTCSVLDAAGTEVTDGIAGELVVRGASVARGYHDRPEETAARFGTDASGARTYRTGDIVRRAAGGALEFLGRADTQVKIRGHRIELGEVEAALLAHPGVLHAVVKTRDEDDRRDLVGFVVVGSHHAPGPAELLTHIASRLPAVMVPAVIAVVDEFPLTSHGKVDRAALGVPRRAASAESFEEPDGPLERTIADQFRLVLGSPPVGRTDSFFELGGHSLLATVVAENLRRAGIACRLHTIMENPRVCDLAAALASDSHTNENVKEAV
- a CDS encoding acetylserotonin O-methyltransferase, whose translation is MRTMLYGQLISRGLVAVAELGIAELLAPGPRTVRDIAGELGTHEQATRRLLEGLTTFGVFESTGDDAYGLTGLGTALCADTPGTAAPTALLLGLGVGQAWAELTSAVRTGKSAFAEVFGEPFFDHLTDGEEIRAIFHRSQAAAVTAELAGLAEHVTQGGYRRLVDVGGGDGTVLCAILARSESAGGIVFDAPAVAAQAASTIARAQLTGRCNAQGGDFFDQVPAGGDLYLLSRVVHDWSDEDVTRILGTCRAAMGGDATLMIVDYVLGDGAERMGAIMDLYMMSLFGADGGRERTLAEFTRLLEGAGFTLTGHRTLDSGMGVLEARPAIGTGESTP
- a CDS encoding aromatic amino acid lyase, with translation MSPGDLVLTGSALTPGTLRAAVDSGSPVKTGPGVREAVIASRDRLDRLLESGRTIYGVNTSMGGFVNYLVPTSQARTLQENLLETVATNVGPDFGAREVRAMMIARLNSLARGMSGLSDENFGIYLEMINRGVVPRIPSKGSLGASGDLGPLGYIALVGIGRWHATVGGRTLPGAEALKVAGIEPMHLDYKEGLALINGTSAMTGLGALVVEDTVSLLRAYEMVSCLSLETLGATRNPFDPRVHRQKPHPDQEGVATRIYDALASSELIRDEARVSAELGSRRGETATAMDQAIEDAYSLRCTPQILGPVWESVRHARDIVGRELNSSNDNPLILAEPVDAFHNGHFHGQYISMAMDHVSIALTTVTNLADRRIDRFLDASSSLILPPFLCAGDAGLRFGFMGGQFMSTSLAAENRSLCVPLSIQTLTCTGDFQDIVSMGLIAARRAQEILGNLYFIVAFELLAGCQAADIRGVEGLSDQSRRVHELVRERVPYLDTDHELTSYLTALADLLRGRGLEAAEASR
- a CDS encoding FAD-dependent oxidoreductase, encoding MTALTEHADVVVVGGGPAGSTAAALIARRGHRVVLLERESFPRYQIGESLLPATVHGVCRLLGVEEELERAGFMVKHGGTFRWGKNPEPWTFHFASSARMSGPTSYAYQVERMKFDAILLRNAARSGVDVRELAEVVTVNPDGDRVGGVTYRDAEGRTRTIEARYVLDASGNTSGLHKNVGGQRVYSPYFRNIALFGYFEGGKRLPAPRSGNILSAAFSDGWFWYIPLSETLTSVGAVVRRESADLVRGDHREALNSLVAGCPLIADMLSDATMCTTAPYDRIRTRKDYSYCDTQFWRPGMALIGDAACFVDPVFSSGVHLATYSALLAARSVNSVLAGDIGEEDAFTEFESRYRREYKLFYEFLLSFYEMHQQEDSYFWNAKRVTGSDSSELEAFVELVGGVASEEPVLARSAAEIADRAMENADRLARAVGDDPAGSSTGSLLGTGSFDEVMGEGSRLQVQSLLGDAFADSPLFEGGLAGSRDGLSWVKA
- a CDS encoding thioesterase II family protein, with amino-acid sequence MLLAFPPAGGSEAVFSEIFGLSGDCEPRLLRYPLDQQSILNCVEAPENRASGRAVVLVGASLGAVAAIETAQFLEKRGITVTCTVVLSAVAPHRRVVSPVRQWTDGDLLDLVRDASGGVPPSFSSPEIRSYAFGLLRRDLEWGQSHPGLPRIPLRSPLVAIRGERDTLVPEQAGTSDWAQWTVSDFSSWTVSGGKHFFFGDPDGARSVARAMRSFRVPADVAEEASWSYASRS